In the Carassius gibelio isolate Cgi1373 ecotype wild population from Czech Republic chromosome B24, carGib1.2-hapl.c, whole genome shotgun sequence genome, one interval contains:
- the LOC128013407 gene encoding calcium/calmodulin-dependent protein kinase II inhibitor 2-like, with product MSEVLPYNEGKMNGYGADSDVSQLSFSCRLQDTNAFFGTSQSKRPPKLGQIGRAKNVVIEDDRIDEVLKGMTDKSSPGV from the exons ATGTCCGAAGTGCTACCATACAACGAGGGGAAGATGAACGGCTACGGGGCGGACAGTGATGTCAGTCAGCTCTCCTTCAGCTGTCGACTGCAAGACACGAACGCGTTCTTCGGAACATCACAGTCCAAAAGGCCACCGAAACTCGGACAGATTGGCAGGGCAAAAAACG TGGTGATTGAAGATGACCGAATAGACGAAGTCCTCAAAGGGATGACAGACAAGTCGTCTCCCGGCGTGTAA